The Chitinophagales bacterium genome has a window encoding:
- a CDS encoding glycosyltransferase: protein MIRICTSLTEAGYKVTLVGFKRGKSKPLTPRPYQQVRIPILAEQGKLLYGGYWIMLFFYLLFKRCDALCAIDLDTIMPVYLVSIIRNKKRVYDAHELFTELKEVVTKPREKKIWDWIERTTLPNFNYNYTVGHYCALYFNEKYNKNYAVVRNATVLKPFTIPERKKRYILYQGWVNEGRCFEQLIPAMRHVDMQLIVCGEGNFFEQAKALTVEYGLQDKIQFKGFLPPDELKQYTEQATIGLTLFHAVSLSNEYSLANRYFDYMHNAVPQVCMNFPEYREINANYEIAVLVNDPATEEDIAAALNKLITDKAYYEALQQNCMNAREQYCWQNEEKILLKVYEEVFAHQNGRS from the coding sequence ATGATACGTATCTGCACGTCGCTGACCGAAGCCGGATACAAAGTGACATTAGTAGGTTTCAAAAGAGGAAAAAGCAAACCGTTAACACCCCGTCCTTACCAACAGGTACGGATACCAATACTGGCAGAACAAGGCAAACTACTGTATGGCGGCTACTGGATCATGTTGTTCTTTTACCTGCTGTTCAAACGGTGTGACGCGTTGTGCGCTATTGACCTGGACACTATCATGCCTGTATATCTTGTTTCCATTATCAGGAATAAAAAACGGGTGTACGATGCACATGAATTGTTCACTGAACTGAAAGAAGTGGTCACCAAACCCAGGGAGAAAAAAATATGGGACTGGATAGAGCGTACCACACTTCCTAACTTCAATTACAACTATACTGTTGGTCATTACTGCGCGCTTTACTTTAACGAGAAATACAATAAAAACTATGCAGTGGTACGCAATGCCACAGTACTAAAGCCTTTCACTATTCCTGAACGGAAAAAACGATATATACTCTACCAGGGCTGGGTAAATGAAGGGCGATGCTTTGAGCAACTGATACCGGCCATGAGGCATGTAGATATGCAACTGATCGTATGTGGGGAAGGCAATTTTTTTGAACAGGCAAAGGCTTTAACAGTTGAATACGGCTTACAGGATAAGATACAATTCAAGGGGTTCTTGCCACCCGATGAACTGAAACAATACACGGAACAAGCTACCATTGGCCTTACCTTGTTTCATGCAGTAAGCCTGAGTAATGAATACTCACTTGCCAACCGTTATTTTGATTATATGCACAATGCAGTACCACAGGTGTGCATGAACTTTCCAGAATACAGGGAGATCAATGCAAACTATGAAATAGCTGTATTAGTCAACGACCCTGCAACTGAAGAAGATATTGCTGCTGCGCTCAACAAGCTCATAACAGATAAGGCATACTATGAAGCACTACAGCAAAACTGCATGAATGCGCGGGAACAGTATTGCTGGCAAAACGAAGAAAAAATTTTGCTGAAAGTATACGAAGAGGTATTTGCTCATCAAAATGGTCGCTCATGA
- a CDS encoding glycosyltransferase family 2 protein translates to MNISVVIPAYNAAGCIEHAILSCKQQTLQPYEIIVVDDHSTDDTLEIVKQFSGITIISLPVNSGPSAARNRGWDAAKGDIIAFLDSDDTWTSDKLEIISKVFTEHKEIQYMGHPYTVSAPQKNTNLQEGITPLNYSSVLLRNPFQPSCIALRRSLSERFDETYRYCEDHELSIRVAHKYGCHWLNLPLTVLGRPQLSSGGASGNIWKMRRGELRLYSSIYRHNPAYVILTPFLWLFSLSKMLYRLLFKSV, encoded by the coding sequence ATGAACATAAGTGTAGTAATACCAGCATATAATGCAGCAGGCTGTATTGAGCATGCTATCCTGTCGTGCAAGCAACAGACATTGCAGCCCTATGAAATAATAGTTGTGGATGACCACAGTACTGATGATACACTTGAAATAGTAAAGCAATTTTCCGGTATTACCATCATATCCTTACCAGTCAATTCAGGCCCCTCTGCAGCAAGAAACAGAGGGTGGGATGCTGCAAAGGGTGATATCATAGCCTTCCTGGATAGTGACGACACCTGGACGAGTGATAAACTGGAAATAATAAGCAAGGTATTCACCGAACACAAGGAGATACAATACATGGGGCATCCGTATACTGTTTCAGCCCCCCAAAAAAACACTAACCTACAAGAAGGTATAACACCATTAAATTACTCCTCTGTCCTGCTGCGCAACCCGTTTCAGCCTTCATGCATTGCCTTACGCAGGTCGCTGAGTGAGCGCTTTGATGAAACCTACAGGTATTGCGAAGATCATGAACTATCAATAAGAGTAGCGCATAAATATGGTTGTCATTGGCTGAATCTACCGCTTACAGTATTGGGCAGGCCTCAACTCAGTTCAGGTGGCGCCTCCGGCAACATCTGGAAAATGAGGAGGGGAGAATTGAGGCTATACAGTTCTATTTACAGGCACAATCCGGCTTATGTGATACTCACACCTTTTTTGTGGTTATTCAGCCTGTCTAAGATGTTATACCGGCTTTTGTTCAAATCGGTTTAA